From the Purpureocillium takamizusanense chromosome 6, complete sequence genome, one window contains:
- the PMU1 gene encoding putative phosphoglycerate mutase pmu1 (EggNog:ENOG503NWTI~SECRETED:SignalP(1-23~SECRETED:cutsite=ATA-RW~SECRETED:prob=0.5392)~COG:G) yields the protein MKTNTLAAAAAAALGLAASGATARWHEADGDGATIRYSTVTGYFLQDEPTTNPSGFDYAAWNFGLLNRTYPTDGWGQSHQTQWQRFARWVNYLNGHCRNDGRTRYKVLVMGRHGQGWHNVAESYYGTPAWNCYWAELDGNGTATWADPLLTAQGAAEASRANAYFASRLHDHGMPAFDSYYSSPLKRCIQTADGTFSSLRLPPGSAPFRPTIKELFREGISIHTCDRRSTRGAIRAFAPASFRFEEGFTEEDELWQGGAPRSRGETEAHQRARSKAVLDDVFTHDDGTWLSVTSHSGEIASLLAVLGHRAFSLGTGQIIPVLVRAEVARGGQTPTTTAPGFTFEATCTAPPVTSIAGQGCVCSTTSSSGGIPAVAASATSTPSPRQM from the exons ATGAAAACCaacacgctcgccgccgccgccgccgccgcgctgggcctTGCCGCGTCcggggccacggcgcgctggcacgaggccgacggggacggggccACGATCCGCTACTCGACGGTTACGGGCTACTTTTTGCAGgacgagccgacgacgaacccCAGCGGCTTCGACTAT GCGGCCTGGAACTTTGGCCTCCTGAACCGCACATATCCCACCGACGGCTGGGGCCAGAGCCATCAGACACAGTGGCAGCGCTTCGCCCGCTGGGTCAACTACCTCAACGGCCACTGCCGCAACGACGGACGCACGCGGTACAAGGTGCTCGTCATGGGGCGCCACGGGCAGGGCTGGCACAACGTGGCCGAGTCGTACTATGGCACGCCGGCGTGGAAC TGCTACtgggccgagctcgacggcaacggcaccgcAACGTGGGCCGACCCGCTGCTCACGGCGCAGGGGGCGGCCGAAGCCAGCCGCGCCAACGCCTACTTCGCCAGCCGCCTGCACGACCACGGCATGCCCGCCTTCGACTCGTACTACTCGTCGCCGCTCAAGCGGTGCATCCAAACCGCCGACGGGACCTTTTCGTCGCTGCGGCTCCCCCCCGGCAGCGCGCCGTTCCGGCCGACCATCAAGGAGCTGTTCCGCGAGGGCATCAGCATCCACACGTGCGACCGGCGCAGCACGCGGGGCGCGATCCGGGCGTtcgcgccggcgagcttCCGCTTCGAGGAGGGCttcaccgaggaggacgagctgtggcaggggggcgcgccgcgcagcaggggcgagacggaggcgcaccagcgggcgcgcagcaAGGCCGTGCTGGACGACGTGTTTacgcacgacgacgggacgtGGCTGAGCGTGACGAGCCACAGCGGGGAGATTgcctcgctgctggcggtgctgggGCATCGCGCCTTCTCGCTCGGCACGGGGCAGATTATCCCCGTGCTGGtgcgcgccgaggtggcGAGGGGGGGtcagacgccgacgacgacggcgccggggttCACGTTTGAGGCGAcgtgcacggcgccgccggtgacgagcATCGCGGGCCAGGGGTGCGtgtgctcgacgacgtcgtcctcgggaGGGATaccggcggtggcggcgagtgcgacgtcgacgccatcgccgaggcAGATGTGA
- a CDS encoding uncharacterized protein (SECRETED:SignalP(1-25~SECRETED:cutsite=ASA-EG~SECRETED:prob=0.6333)~COG:S~EggNog:ENOG503PH6W), whose protein sequence is MRLTDTKAVAVAAVGLVAAAGGASAEGINCYGRNTLCRSGDTHNFARKSIGIPERRIYRNGEHIICDQILSIGTGVCVFLQHLPAPKNELGVTGKEIKRLLEALDSYGCDKCGSVPLGFPESNNWELSGELTINYVRYVKGCTNICS, encoded by the coding sequence ATGCGTCTCACCGACACCAAAGCGGTAGCAGTCGCGGCAGTCggtctcgtcgcggcggcgggcggcgcctcggccgagggcatcaaCTGCTACGGGCGCAACACGCTCtgccgcagcggcgacacGCACAACTTTGCGCGCAAGAGCATCGGGATCCCCGAGCGGCGCATCTACCGCAACGGCGAGCACATCATCTGCGACCAGATCCTGTCGATAGGGACGGGCGTGTGCGTCTTCCTGCAGCACCTGCCCGCGCCCAAGAACGAGCTGGGCGTCACGGGCAAGGAGATCAAGCgcctgctcgaggcgctcgactcgTACGGCTGCGACAAGTGCGGGAGCGTGCCCCTGGGGTTCCCCGAGTCGAACAACTGGGAGCTGTCGGGCGAGCTGACCATCAACTACGTGCGGTATGTGAAGGGGTGCACGAATATATGCAGTTAG
- the PMU1 gene encoding putative phosphoglycerate mutase pmu1, variant 2 (EggNog:ENOG503NWTI~COG:G), with amino-acid sequence MFPYRTDADDHHGEQCYWAELDGNGTATWADPLLTAQGAAEASRANAYFASRLHDHGMPAFDSYYSSPLKRCIQTADGTFSSLRLPPGSAPFRPTIKELFREGISIHTCDRRSTRGAIRAFAPASFRFEEGFTEEDELWQGGAPRSRGETEAHQRARSKAVLDDVFTHDDGTWLSVTSHSGEIASLLAVLGHRAFSLGTGQIIPVLVRAEVARGGQTPTTTAPGFTFEATCTAPPVTSIAGQGCVCSTTSSSGGIPAVAASATSTPSPRQM; translated from the coding sequence ATGTTTCCGTACCGTACTGATGCTGATGATCATCATGGAGAGCAGTGCTACtgggccgagctcgacggcaacggcaccgcAACGTGGGCCGACCCGCTGCTCACGGCGCAGGGGGCGGCCGAAGCCAGCCGCGCCAACGCCTACTTCGCCAGCCGCCTGCACGACCACGGCATGCCCGCCTTCGACTCGTACTACTCGTCGCCGCTCAAGCGGTGCATCCAAACCGCCGACGGGACCTTTTCGTCGCTGCGGCTCCCCCCCGGCAGCGCGCCGTTCCGGCCGACCATCAAGGAGCTGTTCCGCGAGGGCATCAGCATCCACACGTGCGACCGGCGCAGCACGCGGGGCGCGATCCGGGCGTtcgcgccggcgagcttCCGCTTCGAGGAGGGCttcaccgaggaggacgagctgtggcaggggggcgcgccgcgcagcaggggcgagacggaggcgcaccagcgggcgcgcagcaAGGCCGTGCTGGACGACGTGTTTacgcacgacgacgggacgtGGCTGAGCGTGACGAGCCACAGCGGGGAGATTgcctcgctgctggcggtgctgggGCATCGCGCCTTCTCGCTCGGCACGGGGCAGATTATCCCCGTGCTGGtgcgcgccgaggtggcGAGGGGGGGtcagacgccgacgacgacggcgccggggttCACGTTTGAGGCGAcgtgcacggcgccgccggtgacgagcATCGCGGGCCAGGGGTGCGtgtgctcgacgacgtcgtcctcgggaGGGATaccggcggtggcggcgagtgcgacgtcgacgccatcgccgaggcAGATGTGA